The following proteins are co-located in the Desulfoscipio sp. XC116 genome:
- a CDS encoding DUF1292 domain-containing protein, producing MPEQDEIITIIDEDNNEHDVIIYDIVELEGNRYAIVVPLIDDEENAESPEDSEYPEDEDEEDGEAFVLKIEQDEDGEDILVEIDDDEWEKVRDACMEVLESDVDDN from the coding sequence TTGCCTGAGCAGGATGAGATTATTACCATTATCGATGAGGATAATAATGAGCACGATGTCATAATTTATGATATTGTAGAACTGGAAGGAAACAGATACGCTATTGTCGTGCCGTTAATTGATGATGAAGAAAATGCGGAAAGCCCGGAGGATTCGGAGTACCCCGAAGATGAAGATGAAGAGGACGGGGAAGCCTTTGTTCTGAAAATTGAGCAAGATGAAGACGGCGAAGATATCCTGGTGGAAATTGATGATGATGAGTGGGAAAAGGTTAGAGATGCCTGTATGGAGGTATTGGAATCAGATGTGGATGATAATTAA
- the alaS gene encoding alanine--tRNA ligase gives MTGKEIREMYLKFFESKGHKILPSASLIPHNDPSILWTAAGMVPFKPYFTGAAKPEVTRATTCQKCLRTPDIDVVGRTARHHTFFEMLGNFSFGDYFKQEAINWAWEFVTKHLGLAAEKLWISIYEDDDEAYDIWRQDVGIADNRIVRMGKDTNFWEIGVGPCGPCSEIYYDLGAERGCGSPDCAVGCDCDRYLEIWNLVFIQFFRDEEGNYTTLQNKGIDTGMGLERVASVLQNVRTNFDTDLLRDIMDFTGELTGRRYGSGDDIDLALKVIADHARAVSFAVSDGALPSNEGRGYVLRRLLRRAVRFGRVLGVAEPFLYRVAGAVIDKMGDTYQELVKNRELVIRVVKTEEERFGETLAQGTDMLTRLIQEAKQTGLNYINGGQAFRLYDTYGFPLELTEEIAGENGLTVEQEGFAKAMEQQRNRARSARQETEYISEKAAHLKTLLGQIGETVFVGYEALSSKSVIKAIFVDDRRVEQAGAGQEVELVLDITPCYAESGGQVSDHAKVSAESTEVAVEMVTRPVEGLHLHRGRVTGGIIRVHDEMTVQVDIRRRMNIARNHSATHLLHKALKEVLGEHVNQAGSLVAPDRLRFDFTHFSSITPDELDRVERIVNEAILNNLKVQTLASTLDEARDMGAMALFDEKYGDRVRVVKMGDFSLELCGGTHVASTAEVGMFRLLGESSVGSGLRRVEAVTGQGAIDYLRAKEDQLNLIARTVKAPAHELVHRVETLVQELRSMEREAEAMRARLARYEVHSMLDAAQEVGGIKVLAARSNASDMDSLRAMLDLLRDKMGSGVIVLGAASGGKVNLVAGVSKDLVGRSLHAGKILKEIAPLVGGGGGGRPDMAQAGGKDPAGLDNALEKVCALVTKQAAN, from the coding sequence TTGACGGGCAAAGAAATAAGGGAAATGTATCTAAAATTTTTTGAGAGCAAAGGCCACAAAATATTACCCAGCGCATCTTTAATTCCTCATAACGACCCCAGCATTTTGTGGACGGCAGCGGGGATGGTGCCCTTTAAACCGTATTTTACCGGCGCGGCCAAGCCCGAGGTGACCCGGGCCACCACCTGCCAGAAATGTTTGCGTACACCCGACATAGACGTGGTGGGGCGCACTGCCCGGCACCATACTTTTTTCGAAATGCTGGGTAATTTCTCCTTTGGCGATTATTTTAAGCAAGAAGCCATCAACTGGGCTTGGGAGTTTGTTACAAAGCATTTGGGACTGGCTGCCGAAAAATTATGGATATCCATATATGAAGACGACGATGAAGCTTATGATATTTGGCGTCAAGATGTGGGTATTGCGGATAACAGGATTGTGCGTATGGGTAAAGATACAAACTTTTGGGAAATAGGGGTGGGTCCCTGCGGCCCCTGTTCGGAAATTTATTACGATTTAGGCGCCGAGCGGGGTTGTGGTTCCCCCGATTGTGCTGTAGGCTGTGATTGCGACCGGTATTTGGAAATATGGAACCTGGTGTTTATCCAATTTTTCCGCGATGAAGAGGGTAACTACACAACCTTGCAAAACAAAGGCATTGACACAGGCATGGGTCTGGAGCGGGTAGCCTCGGTGCTGCAAAATGTTAGAACCAATTTTGACACCGACCTGCTGCGGGATATTATGGACTTTACCGGGGAGTTGACCGGCAGGCGCTACGGCTCGGGCGATGATATCGATTTGGCCCTTAAGGTGATTGCCGATCATGCCCGGGCGGTATCCTTTGCCGTTTCAGACGGTGCTTTGCCTTCCAACGAGGGCCGGGGTTATGTGCTGCGTCGTTTGCTGCGCCGGGCTGTGCGTTTTGGCCGGGTGCTGGGCGTGGCTGAGCCTTTCTTGTACCGGGTGGCCGGAGCGGTTATTGATAAAATGGGCGACACTTATCAAGAACTGGTGAAAAATCGCGAGCTGGTAATCAGAGTAGTTAAGACCGAAGAGGAAAGGTTTGGAGAAACGCTGGCTCAGGGTACTGATATGCTTACGAGGCTTATTCAGGAAGCCAAACAGACCGGTCTTAATTATATTAACGGCGGGCAAGCCTTTCGGCTGTATGACACGTATGGTTTTCCTTTGGAATTAACCGAGGAAATTGCCGGGGAAAACGGCCTGACCGTAGAGCAGGAAGGCTTTGCCAAGGCAATGGAACAGCAGCGCAACAGGGCCCGCAGTGCCCGTCAGGAGACCGAATATATATCTGAAAAGGCTGCTCATTTAAAAACTCTGCTGGGTCAAATAGGTGAGACTGTATTTGTCGGTTATGAAGCCTTATCGAGTAAATCCGTTATCAAAGCAATTTTTGTTGACGACCGCCGGGTGGAACAGGCCGGGGCCGGTCAGGAAGTGGAGCTGGTGTTGGATATTACTCCTTGCTACGCCGAATCCGGCGGCCAGGTGAGCGACCATGCCAAGGTAAGCGCCGAGAGCACCGAGGTGGCCGTTGAGATGGTAACCAGGCCGGTGGAAGGGCTGCACTTGCACCGTGGCCGGGTAACCGGGGGTATCATCCGGGTTCATGACGAAATGACGGTACAGGTCGACATCAGACGGCGCATGAACATTGCCCGTAATCACTCGGCCACACATTTACTGCATAAAGCCCTTAAAGAAGTGCTGGGTGAACATGTTAACCAGGCAGGATCATTGGTGGCTCCGGACCGGCTGCGGTTTGACTTTACCCATTTCTCCTCTATTACCCCCGATGAGCTGGACCGGGTGGAGCGGATAGTCAACGAAGCTATTTTAAATAACCTTAAGGTGCAAACTTTAGCATCCACTTTGGACGAGGCTAGGGACATGGGGGCCATGGCCTTGTTCGATGAAAAATACGGTGACCGGGTCAGAGTGGTAAAAATGGGGGATTTTAGCCTGGAACTTTGCGGCGGTACGCATGTTGCTTCCACTGCCGAGGTAGGCATGTTCAGGCTGTTGGGTGAGAGCAGCGTGGGCTCCGGTTTGCGCCGGGTGGAGGCGGTCACCGGACAGGGGGCTATAGATTACCTGCGGGCCAAGGAAGACCAGCTAAACCTGATTGCCCGGACGGTGAAAGCACCGGCTCACGAATTGGTGCACCGGGTGGAAACGCTGGTTCAGGAACTGCGCAGCATGGAAAGGGAGGCCGAGGCAATGCGGGCGCGCCTGGCCCGCTACGAAGTGCATAGCATGTTGGATGCCGCCCAGGAAGTGGGAGGTATTAAAGTGCTGGCGGCCCGTTCCAATGCCTCCGATATGGACAGCTTGCGGGCCATGCTGGATCTGTTGCGGGATAAAATGGGCTCCGGGGTTATTGTACTGGGTGCGGCGTCCGGTGGTAAGGTTAACCTGGTGGCCGGAGTAAGTAAGGATTTGGTGGGCCGAAGCCTGCATGCCGGTAAAATACTTAAGGAAATCGCACCCTTGGTGGGCGGCGGCGGCGGCGGCAGGCCCGATATGGCTCAGGCCGGCGGCAAAGACCCGGCGGGGCTGGATAATGCGCTGGAAAAAGTCTGCGCACTGGTAACCAAACAGGCGGCCAATTAG
- a CDS encoding IreB family regulatory phosphoprotein — MSRETTEHTVMFKVEAEKNKAREILLQVYAALKEKGYNPINQLVGYLLSGDPAYITSHNNARSLIRQLERDELLEELVKKYLAS, encoded by the coding sequence ATGTCCAGGGAAACAACCGAGCATACCGTCATGTTCAAAGTGGAGGCCGAAAAAAATAAGGCCCGGGAAATCCTGCTCCAGGTTTACGCAGCGCTCAAGGAAAAGGGGTATAACCCCATTAACCAGCTTGTGGGTTATCTATTGTCGGGTGATCCCGCATATATAACCAGTCATAATAATGCCAGGAGTTTAATAAGACAATTGGAGCGGGACGAATTACTTGAAGAACTGGTTAAGAAGTACCTGGCCTCTTAA
- a CDS encoding VanW family protein yields MRRISFLIGIIALIVVGVVVSFSGASFALNNKIIPGVYVGNLNLGGLTREQAREQLTLMAEKLAGGLVVIKHGDNTWTMQAGSLGAALDSEKTLQNAVAVGHSGSIISQWREQRQVKHEGRQIEPDLSADRRMLEKGIMSEAGEIIAEPVNAGFRVTPDDRVEIVPAQAGTGIDFDALERELSELVKDAAGKYGGDSFDTEVGTLELPLLVVRPQRTTEDIEAMRINGRVARYATRFDAGQTGRTYNIKVAAAALNGVLLAPGESFSFNRVVGPRSSEAGYKSANVIINNELVQGLGGGVCQVSSTLYNAVLLANLKIVERSNHTLPVSYVPIGQDATVVYGAIDFKFTNNQDNYIYISSLVEDSTMTVKVYGNKETAPRVEMASWVTETIEQKTVFEEDPNLASGEQVVKQKGNNGFKVATVRYVWKDGEKITEQQPLSYYQPVSRIVAVGTGQVEPSVVVPPDTAVTTPVVPGETGENNKLPESEITVPINSGETPGNDGPADEDEVPSSPDSGAVPDRVYDPVPDPIF; encoded by the coding sequence GTGCGTCGAATTAGTTTTTTAATAGGTATTATTGCTTTAATTGTGGTCGGCGTTGTGGTTAGCTTTTCGGGTGCTTCCTTTGCACTGAACAATAAGATTATTCCCGGTGTATATGTGGGTAATTTGAATTTAGGCGGGCTGACCCGGGAACAAGCCCGTGAACAACTAACTCTGATGGCTGAAAAACTGGCCGGTGGTTTGGTAGTTATTAAACACGGGGACAATACCTGGACTATGCAAGCCGGGTCGCTGGGAGCAGCGCTGGATAGCGAAAAAACGCTGCAAAACGCGGTTGCCGTCGGGCATAGCGGCTCAATAATCAGCCAATGGCGTGAACAGCGTCAGGTAAAGCATGAAGGCAGGCAAATTGAGCCTGATCTGTCCGCTGACCGGAGAATGCTGGAAAAAGGTATCATGTCCGAGGCGGGGGAGATAATTGCAGAACCGGTTAACGCCGGGTTTCGGGTAACACCGGACGATCGGGTGGAAATAGTCCCCGCTCAAGCCGGTACCGGTATAGACTTTGACGCTTTGGAAAGGGAGCTCTCCGAGCTGGTAAAAGATGCGGCCGGCAAATATGGAGGAGATAGCTTTGACACCGAGGTTGGTACGTTGGAACTGCCGCTTTTGGTTGTCCGGCCACAGCGTACTACCGAAGACATAGAAGCTATGCGCATCAATGGCCGCGTTGCCAGATACGCTACCCGGTTTGATGCCGGGCAGACCGGGCGTACATATAATATTAAAGTTGCCGCCGCGGCCCTGAATGGAGTGTTATTGGCCCCCGGGGAAAGTTTTTCATTTAATCGGGTGGTGGGACCGCGCAGTTCGGAAGCCGGTTATAAAAGTGCCAACGTCATAATTAATAACGAACTGGTTCAGGGGCTGGGTGGTGGTGTCTGTCAAGTTTCCTCCACATTATACAATGCTGTGCTGTTGGCCAATTTAAAGATAGTTGAGCGCAGCAATCATACTCTGCCGGTGAGCTATGTGCCTATAGGTCAAGACGCTACCGTAGTCTACGGGGCCATTGATTTTAAATTTACCAATAACCAGGATAATTATATTTATATTAGCTCGCTGGTAGAGGATAGCACTATGACTGTTAAAGTTTATGGTAATAAGGAGACTGCTCCCCGGGTGGAGATGGCCAGCTGGGTAACTGAAACTATTGAACAGAAAACGGTATTTGAGGAAGATCCCAATTTGGCATCCGGAGAACAGGTAGTCAAACAAAAGGGCAATAATGGATTTAAGGTGGCTACTGTCAGGTATGTATGGAAAGACGGCGAGAAAATTACCGAGCAGCAGCCGTTAAGTTATTACCAACCGGTCAGCCGTATTGTAGCGGTGGGCACCGGCCAGGTTGAACCGTCGGTGGTAGTGCCTCCGGATACTGCTGTTACTACCCCGGTCGTTCCTGGTGAAACCGGTGAAAATAATAAGCTGCCGGAGTCTGAGATCACAGTTCCAATTAATTCCGGAGAGACACCCGGGAATGACGGCCCGGCAGACGAAGATGAAGTGCCGTCATCCCCTGATTCCGGTGCGGTACCGGACCGGGTGTACGATCCGGTGCCGGATCCGATATTCTGA
- the mnmA gene encoding tRNA 2-thiouridine(34) synthase MnmA has protein sequence MVVVAMSGGVDSSVTAALLIEQGYEVIGTTMQIWDPGRTEAAGDFVGCCSLAAVEDARSVANKLDIPYYVLNFYDLFRQSVVENFCREYLTGRTPNPCVVCNRIIKFEALLKKALALGADYLATGHYARIGRAESTGRYIVKKARDPRKDQTYFLYNLTQQQLAHTLMPLGAYTKDEVRRMAAERGLKVAEKPESQEICFVHDNNYRNFLRENVDGNAIKPGPFLDLAGREVGRHEGIAFYTIGQRRGLGLAMGERVYVVDIDPVRNAVIIGTEEALDRTTLLAEDLNFVSIAGLTGPEQVQAQIRYKSKPAPATITPLPGGRVQVDFAAPQRAIAPGQAVVFYRDDYLLGGGSILG, from the coding sequence ATGGTCGTGGTAGCCATGAGCGGCGGCGTGGACAGCTCTGTCACCGCCGCTCTTTTAATTGAACAGGGTTACGAGGTTATTGGAACCACTATGCAGATATGGGATCCCGGACGCACCGAAGCGGCCGGGGATTTTGTAGGCTGCTGTTCGCTGGCCGCGGTGGAAGACGCCCGGTCCGTAGCCAACAAACTTGATATACCCTATTACGTACTTAATTTTTATGACTTATTCCGCCAATCGGTGGTGGAAAACTTCTGCCGGGAGTACCTGACCGGCAGAACACCCAATCCGTGCGTGGTATGTAACCGTATTATCAAATTCGAAGCGCTGCTGAAAAAAGCTTTGGCTCTTGGCGCCGATTATCTGGCTACGGGGCATTATGCCCGGATCGGCCGCGCAGAGAGCACCGGCCGCTACATAGTAAAAAAAGCCCGTGACCCTCGTAAGGATCAAACTTATTTTTTATACAATCTTACCCAGCAGCAGTTGGCCCATACACTGATGCCGCTGGGCGCGTATACCAAGGACGAAGTGCGGCGCATGGCCGCCGAGCGGGGGCTGAAGGTGGCTGAAAAGCCGGAAAGCCAGGAAATATGTTTTGTACACGATAATAACTATCGTAACTTTTTGCGGGAAAACGTTGACGGCAATGCTATAAAGCCCGGTCCGTTCTTAGATTTAGCCGGCCGGGAGGTGGGCAGGCATGAGGGTATTGCCTTTTATACCATCGGCCAGCGGCGGGGCTTGGGACTTGCCATGGGCGAGCGGGTTTACGTGGTGGATATTGACCCGGTCCGCAATGCTGTCATAATAGGCACGGAGGAAGCATTGGACAGAACAACTTTGCTGGCTGAAGATTTAAACTTTGTATCCATAGCCGGCTTAACCGGCCCCGAACAAGTACAGGCGCAAATTCGGTATAAGAGCAAACCGGCCCCGGCCACTATCACTCCCTTGCCGGGCGGCCGGGTGCAAGTGGACTTTGCCGCCCCGCAGCGGGCCATTGCGCCGGGTCAGGCGGTAGTGTTTTACCGCGACGACTATCTGCTGGGCGGAGGAAGTATTTTGGGGTAG
- a CDS encoding AI-2E family transporter yields MSWWHKKLNCRVVLSLLLVVMVLYFIYLIRGIFLSFLLAVVLAYLLYPLVRMVESRGTSRTMSILIVYTAMFFMAAGLVLYGMPHIIAQLNMIAEMVPGYTSQVQKFTASLQVEYARAGIPDAVRRIIDERIIWLEQMLVQMAERVVQIIIGLAGYIFNIILAPIFAYYLLKDVEIFTERAAMFIPSRRRKDVLDLGSEVSRVLHNFIRGYLLVSVITGMMTGIVLALLNMEFALMLGIFAGITNLIPYFGPLIGAIPAIALAMLVSKWMVLKVIIAFVVIQQVEASIISPKILGDRVGLHPLFVILVLLAGGQLFGLTGLILAVPVAAVLRVVYLFAIYRLWPEYNS; encoded by the coding sequence TTGTCCTGGTGGCATAAAAAACTAAATTGCCGGGTGGTTTTGTCTCTCTTGTTGGTGGTCATGGTGTTGTATTTCATCTATCTGATCAGGGGCATTTTTTTGTCTTTCCTGCTGGCGGTGGTGCTGGCTTATCTTTTGTACCCGCTGGTGCGTATGGTGGAAAGTCGGGGTACATCGCGGACTATGTCCATATTAATTGTGTATACCGCCATGTTCTTTATGGCGGCCGGTCTGGTACTGTATGGCATGCCGCATATCATCGCTCAGTTGAATATGATCGCCGAGATGGTGCCCGGTTATACCTCCCAGGTGCAAAAGTTTACAGCATCGCTGCAGGTGGAATATGCCCGGGCCGGCATTCCCGATGCCGTGCGCCGGATTATTGACGAGCGCATTATTTGGCTGGAGCAAATGCTGGTTCAAATGGCGGAACGAGTGGTGCAGATAATCATCGGCCTGGCCGGATATATCTTTAACATTATCCTGGCTCCCATTTTTGCCTATTACTTGCTGAAAGATGTGGAAATATTTACTGAGCGGGCGGCCATGTTTATTCCGTCCCGCCGGCGGAAGGATGTGCTGGATCTGGGCAGTGAAGTGAGCCGGGTGCTGCATAATTTTATCCGGGGCTACCTGTTGGTAAGTGTTATCACCGGGATGATGACCGGCATTGTCCTGGCCCTTTTAAATATGGAATTTGCCCTGATGCTGGGCATATTCGCCGGCATTACCAATTTGATTCCCTACTTCGGCCCGCTGATTGGGGCCATACCGGCTATAGCCCTGGCCATGCTGGTGTCCAAGTGGATGGTGCTCAAAGTCATCATTGCCTTTGTGGTGATCCAGCAAGTGGAGGCCAGCATCATTTCCCCCAAGATATTGGGAGATCGGGTGGGCCTGCATCCTTTGTTTGTAATACTTGTATTACTGGCCGGGGGGCAGCTTTTCGGGCTGACCGGTTTAATTTTAGCCGTGCCTGTGGCTGCTGTTTTACGAGTTGTTTATCTTTTCGCCATATACAGGCTTTGGCCCGAGTATAATTCGTAG
- the ruvX gene encoding Holliday junction resolvase RuvX, with product MRIMGIDFGDRRIGIAVSDLLGWTAQGVETIVRRAGLEKDLDKIKALAQKYEVEKIVVGLPRNMDGTTGAQGEKALMFADKVHRHLGLPVETWDERLSTVAAERLLINADVSRARRRKVIDKMAASIILQGYLDAHTGR from the coding sequence TTGCGCATTATGGGCATTGATTTTGGTGACAGGAGAATCGGCATTGCCGTTAGTGATCTTTTGGGCTGGACGGCTCAGGGTGTCGAAACTATAGTTCGCCGGGCCGGCCTGGAAAAAGATTTGGATAAAATAAAGGCTTTAGCGCAAAAATATGAGGTAGAAAAAATAGTGGTGGGATTGCCTCGTAATATGGATGGCACTACCGGGGCTCAGGGGGAGAAAGCGCTGATGTTCGCGGATAAAGTACACCGCCATCTGGGGCTGCCGGTGGAGACATGGGATGAGCGGCTTAGCACGGTAGCGGCCGAGCGTTTGCTGATCAATGCGGATGTGAGCAGGGCCAGGCGCCGCAAGGTGATTGATAAAATGGCCGCCTCTATCATATTGCAGGGCTATCTTGACGCTCACACCGGCAGGTAA
- a CDS encoding aldo/keto reductase, with protein sequence MQYKRLGNTDITVSRLCFGTLTIGPLQKCLSIEAGAGLMRLALESGVNFMDTAEIYGCYPYIKEALRDFPDTVVTSKSYAPTGAGMAKSLQDCVKALGRDYVDIFLLHEQESIFTIKGHWEAVEYLVKAREEGLVRAIGISTHHVAGVRAAASIPEFDVIHPLINQAGIGIADGGADDMLEAISFAAMMGKGIYGMKCLGGGHLIPELDKAMDFILAVPELAAVAVGMQSPEEIKYNISKFSGAVPDRELADRLKGKSRRLHVEDYCRGCGRCVDRCTAGALAIVNGRAQVNEELCRLCGYCASVCPDFCIKVI encoded by the coding sequence ATGCAGTATAAAAGATTGGGTAATACGGATATAACTGTATCAAGGCTTTGTTTTGGCACCCTGACCATAGGACCGTTGCAGAAGTGTCTTAGTATTGAGGCCGGCGCCGGATTAATGCGTCTGGCCCTGGAGTCGGGGGTTAACTTTATGGACACTGCCGAAATATACGGTTGCTATCCCTATATTAAAGAGGCTTTGCGGGACTTTCCGGATACGGTAGTGACCTCGAAATCATATGCACCCACCGGAGCGGGAATGGCTAAAAGTCTGCAAGACTGCGTTAAGGCATTGGGACGGGATTATGTAGATATTTTCTTATTACACGAGCAAGAATCAATTTTTACTATTAAAGGGCACTGGGAGGCGGTGGAATACCTGGTTAAGGCCCGGGAAGAGGGACTGGTCAGGGCCATCGGTATTTCCACTCACCATGTGGCGGGGGTGCGGGCCGCCGCCTCTATTCCGGAATTTGATGTTATCCATCCCCTTATTAATCAAGCGGGCATTGGCATTGCCGACGGCGGGGCGGATGATATGCTGGAAGCCATTTCTTTTGCCGCCATGATGGGCAAGGGCATATACGGCATGAAATGTCTGGGAGGCGGCCATTTAATACCTGAGCTGGACAAGGCTATGGATTTTATACTGGCTGTACCCGAGCTGGCTGCGGTAGCTGTAGGTATGCAGTCCCCGGAGGAGATTAAATATAATATCAGCAAATTTTCCGGTGCTGTGCCTGACAGGGAACTGGCCGACCGGCTAAAAGGGAAATCACGCCGTTTACATGTGGAAGATTACTGCCGGGGCTGCGGCCGGTGTGTGGACAGGTGTACCGCCGGGGCGCTGGCTATTGTGAACGGACGGGCTCAAGTGAACGAAGAGCTCTGCCGACTGTGTGGTTATTGTGCATCCGTTTGCCCCGATTTTTGCATTAAAGTGATTTGA
- the nifU gene encoding Fe-S cluster assembly scaffold protein NifU, with translation MYTDKVMDHFENPRNVGEIAGADGVGQVGNPTCGDIMKIYLKIDNNEVITDIKFKTFGCGAAIATSSMVTEMAKGKTIEEALQLSNKTVAEALGGLPPKKMHCSNLAADALHAAIENYRSKQK, from the coding sequence ATGTATACCGATAAGGTGATGGATCATTTTGAAAATCCGCGCAATGTAGGTGAAATTGCCGGGGCCGATGGAGTAGGTCAGGTCGGTAATCCCACCTGCGGGGATATTATGAAGATATACCTCAAAATTGACAATAATGAAGTAATTACCGATATCAAATTTAAAACATTCGGCTGCGGGGCCGCCATTGCCACCAGCAGCATGGTGACGGAAATGGCCAAAGGTAAGACTATTGAGGAAGCACTGCAGCTAAGTAATAAAACTGTGGCTGAAGCTCTGGGCGGTCTTCCCCCCAAGAAAATGCACTGTTCCAATTTGGCGGCGGACGCGCTGCATGCCGCTATTGAGAATTACCGGAGCAAACAAAAGTAA
- a CDS encoding YtxH domain-containing protein yields MQRGFWRGLVTGSVLGAVMSMIKRPQRKPASMFDISKIRRRYPRRTTDRVIREVSRTVSGLIKKK; encoded by the coding sequence ATGCAGCGTGGTTTTTGGCGTGGTTTGGTCACCGGCAGTGTTTTAGGCGCTGTAATGTCCATGATTAAAAGACCGCAGCGCAAGCCGGCCAGTATGTTTGACATAAGTAAAATCAGGCGGAGATACCCCCGCCGGACTACCGATCGTGTGATCAGGGAAGTATCCCGTACCGTAAGCGGACTGATAAAAAAGAAATGA